From one Melioribacteraceae bacterium genomic stretch:
- a CDS encoding CoA-binding protein: MNPINERIQKFISLKNIAVAGVSRKPATETGNIIYKKFKDNGYNVFAVNPNAVEIEGDKCYPNLKSIPSPVDGVFINTSPSVTMSVLKDCKEAGIKYAWIHSSIGNGSYNSEAERYCNENDIELIPRGCPMMYVGKVDFPHKCLKGVLKLTGKIPFGL; this comes from the coding sequence ATGAATCCAATTAATGAAAGAATCCAAAAGTTTATTTCACTAAAAAATATTGCCGTCGCCGGAGTTTCAAGAAAACCCGCGACCGAAACAGGGAACATCATCTATAAGAAATTCAAAGATAACGGGTATAATGTTTTTGCCGTTAATCCTAATGCGGTTGAGATTGAGGGCGATAAATGTTATCCTAATTTAAAATCAATTCCTTCACCTGTTGATGGAGTTTTCATCAATACGTCTCCTTCGGTTACGATGAGTGTTTTGAAAGATTGCAAAGAAGCCGGAATCAAATATGCGTGGATCCATAGTTCAATCGGTAACGGAAGTTATAATAGTGAAGCTGAGAGATACTGTAATGAAAACGACATTGAATTAATTCCGCGCGGATGCCCGATGATGTACGTTGGTAAAGTTGATTTCCCCCATAAATGTTTAAAGGGAGTTCTAAAACTTACCGGTAAAATTCCGTTTGGATTATAA
- a CDS encoding response regulator transcription factor, translated as MNKNILLVEDDENLGIVLTDYLSMKGYKVTLAKNGEEGFQKYSQTKYDLLILDIMMPKLDGFSLAKKIRLNDKSTPIIFLTAKSMTEDRVEGLKIGADDYLTKPFSTEELLLRMKNVLKRVENSNLLFEDNRTEYIIGNFRFDYNKRVLASKNSEIKLTSKEAELLKLLCINRNQLLDRTAALKHIWKDDNYFTSRSMDVYISKLRRYLKDDSKIEIVNLHGSGFKLICPD; from the coding sequence ATGAATAAAAACATTTTACTTGTTGAAGATGATGAAAATCTTGGAATAGTTTTAACCGATTATTTATCAATGAAGGGTTATAAGGTAACCTTGGCAAAAAACGGTGAAGAAGGATTTCAAAAATATTCACAAACAAAGTATGACTTGCTAATTCTTGATATTATGATGCCTAAATTAGACGGATTTTCACTTGCGAAAAAAATTCGCTTGAATGATAAGTCAACACCAATAATATTTTTAACAGCCAAATCAATGACCGAAGATAGAGTTGAAGGATTAAAAATCGGTGCAGATGATTATTTAACTAAACCCTTCAGCACAGAAGAGTTATTATTGCGGATGAAGAATGTTTTAAAGCGTGTTGAAAATTCTAATTTACTTTTCGAAGATAACAGAACTGAATATATAATTGGCAACTTTCGATTTGATTATAACAAAAGAGTTCTTGCTTCTAAAAACTCTGAAATCAAATTGACTTCCAAAGAAGCTGAATTACTTAAGCTGCTTTGCATAAACAGAAATCAATTGTTGGATCGAACGGCTGCTTTAAAACATATCTGGAAAGATGATAATTATTTTACATCCAGAAGTATGGATGTTTACATCAGTAAGTTAAGACGATACTTAAAGGATGATAGTAAAATCGAGATAGTAAATTTACATGGCAGCGGGTTTAAACTTATCTGTCCGGATTAA
- a CDS encoding lamin tail domain-containing protein produces MISKNYLAFLILFLSTTSLFAQTDLILTEIMFSPSVNGTRNEFVEIYNPTAQTKDLLDYQIGVAGVSDFILVFSGSTLLAPNSYGVIVEGDYDSNDTPYSIPGSAIIVKIDDNAFGSSGMANTSDREVYLINGVGDTVSTYTYSANNSAGISDEKIILNNDNTSSNWANSLVLNGTPGSKNSVAPTELDVAVTNITTSPSPAVEGDLLTADVKVLNNGTLTASSFDLKLYNDANLNSIGEAGELIDDFTITNLASGDSIIQQFDIGSLAEGNYQLIGIADLVNDEAAFNDTLLYNFDVLPPPPPFNSVIINEIMYAPSTGQPEWIEIYNRSTNTYNLAGWKFADAVSEVTITNDPITIAPDEFIVISANSSIEDFFDISSTIIVTSLPALNNTGDRAVLKDNNSFIVDSLTYTSSWGGTSGRSLERIDYDSPSHDQTNWGTSVSPNNATPGDVNSLAPKNFDLSVTSLNVTPFPLIENTTLTSNITVKNIGKNTADTYTVRIYNDENFDLTPQAGELIASANLSNLASGDSVIQNLNIGSFSAGALQLIALVVYASDENNDNNELIEEFTVNYPPPPFNSVVINEIMYAPASGQPEWIEIYNRSPSTYNMANWKFADAGTTVNITVDPITIAPGEFIVLARSETVSDFFDINSTIIVFNLPALNNTGDKAILMDGTSLIIDSLTYTSSWGGTSGRSLERIDYDSPSHDQSNWGTSVSPNNATPGDVNSLAPKDFDLAVTSLTVTPFPLIENTNLTSQVKVKNLGNNSANTFVIRLYNDENFDSTPQPGELINSFNHTNLADGDSLTQNFSIGSFSAGNLQLIALVEFAADEDNTNNELIAEFDVNQPPPPFNSVVINEIMYTRPSGSEEPEWIEIYNRSSNSYSLANWKFSDASLVDPVIITVDPIIIEPGEFVVLAKDETISDYFDIDAKIIVFNLPALNDPGDRAVLLDGTSSIIDSLTFKSSWGGTGGRSLERIKYDSPSHDQENWGTSVSSNRATPGNVNSLAPKEFDLSLSSITISPQPVIESNELTANVLVENRGQNSANSFIVRLYNDINYDSTPQPEELIQSFTRGNLASGDSLVEQFNLGAFNVGNVQLIGLVVFGADEDNSNNELIYEFTVFPPPPDYNDIVINEIMYAPSSGQPEWVEIYNRSETSYLLTNWQLGDATSSSVITTLPTIIEPGEYIVLTKDSSIVNFYSIPSKIIEMNLPVLNNPGDDVLLMNENMFVIDSLSYTSSWGGSSGKSLERIDVNLPSTLQSNWSESIDPKGGTPGKVNSVIPREFDLAITYFNSTSSFLFVDEISSFEVNIVNLGTSSLQDANLNVYLDSNNDELFTEDEIIAQFTEIDFESNQEISREFNYTFSSIGNISMLAVINHQEDTYPTNDSLFLQKEIVKPNVERDQIVINEFMYAPTAPYPEWIEIYNSSATAFQLRDFKIADLNDTVTISTQNILLQPDSYLVISRDSIITQLYDIPSQVIVRSFPTLNNSDDRIMLLDNYTRIIDSLEYSSTWGGTGGKSLERINPFGNSSDQSNWVTSTDPSNGTPGRLNSSAPKDYDVAVIDFYSNPQQPIIGEPVTFSIDLANLGLNIASFVVSLYESNTEGDKLNLLETLQVENLIAGNWQTYNFNYRIESFEGEKFFIAEANYEVDQDFSNNSSLLFVSSAAAPLSIIINEIMFNPQDDEPEWIELYNNSTNTINLRDWQVSDVITNPVSTTIIRENFYIEPGKFVVLSKDSGIFGYHPNLSEDVILLNFATLNNTDDGVVIYNRFDETIDSVFYNNQFSKRAGHSIERLDYDGSSIDPANWNYSISPQRGTPGFINSRIPKNYDLLVDDIFIQPSFPELGDEISISMYITNNGLFEANQYTVIFEADFGVYEEFQGQTLAAGQTDLITVSSYFQMQESFTAKATIVYALDEDQANNSLTKTFYSGYSPSSVLINEVLYAPTSDGTEWVELINATNTSINIKDWKIAEGSTYNSPRTITDQDITILPGEYIIVADDTSGGKFQPMPGVHIFQVDFGTMNTTEDIVTIFDFRGALIDSLKYFSSWGAGAGISLERISLALPTNDRSNWLPSIMLGGSTPGISNSTVNVTPIDEKKIVINEIMFNPETDNSEFIEFFNTSDEFIEIANWIVADESNNRTNLSRTSFVVSPKSYFIVAGDSSILINYPELSAFNQLIIANRNLSLNNSDDLVIITDAFGNTVDSVHYENSWHNQKTISTRNKSLERINPFLDGNDNNNWSTSVASEGATPGKSNSIFIDNKSSNKTISVTPNPFSPDGDGYEDFVIINYNLPREVTSIQIKVFDSKGRKVRTINEDNIWGSQGSIIFDGYSDDGQPLKIGIYILFIEALNSASGTTDTFKEVVVVAREL; encoded by the coding sequence GTGATTTCAAAAAACTACTTAGCATTCCTCATTTTATTTCTATCTACAACTTCATTATTTGCACAGACTGATTTAATACTAACGGAAATTATGTTCTCGCCAAGTGTTAATGGAACTAGAAATGAGTTTGTGGAAATATATAATCCGACAGCTCAAACAAAAGACTTGCTTGATTATCAAATTGGTGTGGCCGGTGTTTCTGATTTCATATTAGTCTTTAGCGGCTCAACATTATTGGCTCCTAATAGTTATGGTGTTATTGTTGAGGGTGACTATGATTCTAACGATACTCCCTATTCAATTCCCGGTTCGGCAATAATTGTAAAAATTGACGATAATGCTTTCGGAAGCAGCGGGATGGCCAATACTTCCGATAGAGAAGTTTATCTGATCAACGGAGTCGGTGATACAGTTTCAACATATACATATTCTGCAAATAACAGTGCCGGAATTTCAGATGAAAAAATAATTTTAAATAACGATAACACTTCATCTAACTGGGCAAATTCATTAGTATTAAACGGAACACCCGGCTCTAAGAATTCTGTTGCACCAACAGAATTAGATGTCGCAGTTACAAACATTACAACAAGTCCTTCGCCTGCAGTTGAAGGTGATTTGTTAACCGCAGATGTAAAAGTATTGAATAACGGAACACTTACTGCTTCCTCATTTGATTTAAAACTATATAATGACGCTAACTTGAATTCTATTGGCGAAGCCGGTGAATTAATTGATGATTTCACAATAACCAATCTTGCTTCCGGTGATTCAATTATTCAACAGTTTGACATTGGTTCTCTTGCTGAAGGAAATTATCAACTCATTGGTATTGCAGATTTAGTTAATGACGAAGCTGCATTCAACGATACACTGCTTTATAATTTCGATGTGCTTCCACCTCCACCGCCGTTTAATTCTGTAATTATAAATGAGATTATGTATGCACCTTCAACAGGTCAACCGGAATGGATTGAGATCTATAATCGTTCTACGAATACTTACAACCTTGCTGGATGGAAATTTGCCGATGCCGTTTCTGAGGTAACAATTACAAATGATCCGATCACAATTGCTCCGGATGAATTTATTGTTATCTCTGCAAATTCCTCAATAGAAGATTTTTTTGATATAAGTTCAACAATTATAGTGACTTCATTGCCTGCGCTGAACAATACTGGTGATCGGGCTGTTTTGAAGGATAACAATTCTTTTATTGTGGATTCGTTAACCTACACAAGTTCATGGGGCGGAACTAGCGGTAGATCACTAGAAAGAATTGATTATGATTCACCGAGTCATGATCAAACAAATTGGGGAACTTCTGTCAGTCCGAACAATGCGACACCCGGTGATGTCAACTCTCTTGCACCCAAGAATTTTGATCTTTCCGTTACTTCATTAAATGTAACTCCTTTTCCCTTGATTGAAAACACTACTCTAACATCAAATATTACTGTAAAAAATATTGGTAAAAATACTGCCGATACATACACGGTAAGAATTTATAACGATGAAAATTTCGATTTAACTCCTCAAGCTGGGGAATTAATTGCTTCAGCTAATTTAAGTAATCTTGCAAGCGGAGATTCGGTAATACAAAATTTAAATATAGGATCATTTTCTGCCGGAGCGTTGCAGCTAATCGCTCTGGTTGTTTATGCTTCCGATGAAAACAACGATAACAATGAACTCATTGAGGAGTTTACTGTAAATTATCCTCCGCCTCCTTTCAACTCTGTAGTTATTAATGAAATTATGTACGCTCCGGCTTCAGGTCAACCGGAATGGATTGAAATATATAATAGATCTCCAAGCACCTATAATATGGCAAATTGGAAATTTGCAGATGCCGGCACTACAGTTAATATCACGGTGGATCCAATTACAATTGCACCGGGAGAATTTATTGTATTAGCACGAAGTGAAACAGTTTCTGATTTTTTTGATATTAATTCTACCATTATTGTTTTCAATCTGCCCGCACTAAATAATACTGGTGATAAAGCAATACTAATGGATGGCACTTCTTTAATAATTGATTCACTAACTTATACTAGTTCCTGGGGCGGAACTAGCGGTAGATCACTAGAAAGAATTGATTATGATTCACCGAGTCATGATCAATCAAATTGGGGAACGTCTGTTAGTCCAAACAATGCAACGCCCGGTGATGTTAACTCTCTTGCACCAAAAGATTTTGATTTGGCTGTGACTTCCTTAACCGTAACTCCTTTTCCTTTAATTGAAAACACAAATCTCACTTCTCAAGTTAAGGTAAAAAATCTTGGAAATAATTCAGCAAATACATTTGTGATAAGATTATATAATGATGAAAATTTTGATTCGACACCACAACCGGGTGAACTAATAAATTCATTTAACCATACAAACCTTGCTGACGGTGATTCACTTACACAAAACTTTAGTATCGGTTCTTTTTCTGCCGGAAATTTACAATTAATTGCACTTGTCGAATTTGCTGCGGATGAAGACAATACAAACAATGAATTAATCGCAGAATTCGACGTTAATCAACCCCCTCCGCCCTTTAATTCCGTTGTTATAAATGAAATTATGTACACACGCCCTAGCGGTTCTGAGGAACCGGAATGGATTGAAATTTATAATAGATCAAGCAACTCCTATAGTTTAGCAAATTGGAAATTTTCCGATGCAAGCTTAGTTGATCCGGTAATTATAACAGTCGATCCAATAATTATAGAACCGGGTGAATTTGTTGTCTTAGCAAAGGATGAAACCATTTCTGATTATTTTGATATTGATGCTAAAATTATTGTGTTCAACTTGCCGGCATTAAATGATCCGGGAGATAGAGCAGTTTTACTTGATGGAACATCTTCTATTATTGATTCACTCACCTTCAAAAGTTCTTGGGGTGGAACAGGAGGACGGTCACTTGAAAGAATTAAATACGATTCTCCAAGCCATGATCAAGAAAACTGGGGAACATCAGTCAGTTCAAATAGGGCAACACCCGGTAATGTTAATTCTCTTGCACCAAAAGAATTTGATCTTTCTCTTAGTTCGATAACGATTTCTCCGCAACCGGTTATTGAAAGCAACGAACTGACGGCAAATGTGTTAGTTGAAAATCGTGGACAGAATTCAGCAAACTCATTTATTGTGAGATTGTACAATGATATTAATTATGACTCAACTCCTCAGCCCGAAGAATTGATTCAATCATTTACTAGAGGAAATCTGGCTTCGGGTGATTCACTTGTTGAGCAATTCAATCTTGGTGCTTTTAATGTAGGGAATGTTCAGTTAATTGGGTTGGTTGTTTTCGGTGCAGATGAGGATAACTCTAACAACGAATTAATTTATGAGTTCACTGTATTCCCTCCACCTCCGGACTATAATGATATAGTTATTAATGAAATTATGTATGCTCCTTCAAGCGGACAACCTGAATGGGTTGAGATTTATAATAGATCAGAAACTTCTTATTTGTTAACTAACTGGCAATTAGGTGATGCGACAAGTTCTTCGGTTATAACAACATTACCTACAATAATTGAACCGGGTGAATATATTGTATTGACTAAGGATTCCTCAATTGTAAATTTTTATTCTATCCCATCAAAAATTATTGAAATGAATTTACCTGTTTTAAATAATCCCGGCGATGACGTTCTGTTAATGAACGAAAATATGTTTGTAATCGATTCACTATCCTATACAAGCTCTTGGGGCGGATCAAGCGGTAAATCATTGGAAAGAATAGATGTTAATTTGCCAAGTACTTTACAAAGCAATTGGTCTGAATCGATTGATCCGAAAGGCGGAACTCCCGGTAAAGTTAATTCAGTTATACCGAGAGAATTTGATTTAGCAATTACATATTTCAATTCAACTAGTTCATTTCTTTTTGTAGATGAAATTTCTTCATTCGAAGTAAATATAGTGAACTTAGGAACAAGCAGCCTACAAGATGCGAACTTAAATGTATATCTCGATTCTAACAATGATGAACTTTTTACCGAAGATGAAATTATTGCACAGTTTACCGAAATTGATTTTGAATCGAATCAAGAAATATCCAGAGAATTTAATTATACTTTTAGTTCAATCGGTAACATTAGCATGCTTGCGGTAATAAATCATCAAGAAGATACTTACCCAACAAATGATTCTCTATTTCTGCAAAAGGAGATTGTTAAACCTAACGTTGAACGCGATCAAATTGTTATTAATGAATTTATGTATGCTCCAACCGCTCCTTATCCGGAGTGGATTGAAATCTATAATTCCTCTGCAACAGCTTTTCAATTGCGGGATTTTAAAATTGCCGATTTAAATGATACTGTAACGATTAGTACACAAAACATTTTATTGCAGCCGGATTCATATCTAGTCATTTCGCGCGACAGCATAATAACTCAGCTATATGATATTCCATCGCAAGTAATTGTTCGTTCCTTCCCTACGCTAAATAATTCAGATGATAGAATTATGCTGCTCGATAATTATACAAGAATTATAGATTCTCTTGAATACTCATCCACTTGGGGAGGAACCGGAGGAAAATCTCTAGAACGAATTAATCCTTTTGGTAATTCTTCCGATCAATCAAATTGGGTAACATCAACTGATCCCAGCAACGGGACTCCGGGCAGATTAAATTCTTCGGCACCTAAAGATTATGATGTGGCTGTAATTGATTTTTACAGCAATCCCCAGCAGCCAATAATTGGCGAACCGGTTACATTTTCAATTGATCTAGCTAACCTTGGACTAAACATTGCTTCCTTTGTTGTCAGCCTCTATGAATCAAATACAGAAGGTGATAAACTTAATTTGTTGGAAACTCTGCAAGTAGAAAATTTAATTGCCGGAAATTGGCAGACATATAATTTCAATTATAGAATTGAATCTTTTGAAGGAGAAAAGTTTTTTATCGCTGAAGCTAATTATGAAGTTGATCAGGATTTTTCTAATAATTCATCTTTGTTATTTGTTTCATCTGCAGCGGCACCGCTTTCTATTATTATAAATGAAATAATGTTTAATCCGCAAGATGACGAACCCGAATGGATCGAACTTTATAACAACTCGACTAACACTATTAACTTAAGAGATTGGCAAGTATCTGATGTGATAACTAATCCGGTTTCTACAACAATCATTAGAGAAAATTTTTACATCGAACCGGGTAAGTTTGTCGTGCTATCGAAAGACTCGGGGATTTTTGGTTATCATCCCAATTTGTCAGAAGATGTAATTTTATTAAACTTTGCGACACTTAATAATACTGATGATGGAGTTGTTATTTATAATCGTTTCGATGAAACAATCGATTCGGTTTTTTATAATAATCAATTTTCAAAACGAGCGGGACACTCTATCGAAAGATTAGATTATGACGGCAGTTCCATTGATCCCGCGAACTGGAATTATTCAATTTCACCGCAACGAGGAACTCCCGGATTTATCAACAGCAGAATCCCCAAAAATTATGATTTGCTCGTAGATGATATTTTCATTCAACCAAGTTTTCCGGAACTCGGTGATGAGATTTCCATATCCATGTATATCACAAATAACGGTTTGTTCGAAGCAAATCAGTACACTGTAATTTTCGAAGCGGACTTTGGAGTTTATGAAGAGTTTCAAGGTCAAACACTAGCTGCTGGACAAACAGATTTGATTACTGTTTCTTCGTACTTCCAAATGCAGGAAAGCTTTACTGCAAAAGCAACGATTGTTTATGCTTTAGATGAAGACCAAGCAAATAATAGTTTAACAAAAACTTTTTATTCGGGTTATTCTCCTTCATCGGTCCTCATTAATGAAGTATTGTATGCCCCGACTAGCGATGGCACAGAGTGGGTTGAGCTTATAAACGCGACCAACACGAGTATTAATATCAAAGATTGGAAAATTGCCGAAGGAAGTACTTACAATTCACCAAGAACAATAACCGATCAAGATATTACTATTCTGCCGGGTGAATATATAATTGTTGCAGATGATACCTCAGGCGGTAAATTTCAACCAATGCCCGGTGTACATATTTTTCAAGTCGATTTCGGAACGATGAACACTACGGAAGACATTGTAACAATTTTTGATTTTAGAGGTGCCCTCATAGATAGTCTGAAATATTTTTCTTCTTGGGGTGCAGGAGCCGGAATTTCTTTAGAAAGAATTTCTCTGGCATTACCAACAAACGATAGATCAAACTGGCTTCCTTCAATTATGCTTGGTGGTTCTACACCCGGGATTTCAAACTCAACTGTAAATGTGACTCCAATTGATGAAAAGAAAATTGTAATTAATGAAATTATGTTTAACCCGGAAACCGATAATTCCGAGTTCATAGAATTTTTTAATACCTCTGATGAATTCATAGAAATTGCAAATTGGATTGTTGCAGATGAATCAAACAATAGGACTAATCTAAGTAGAACGAGCTTCGTGGTTTCTCCTAAATCATATTTTATTGTTGCGGGAGATTCTTCAATACTAATTAATTATCCCGAGCTAAGTGCTTTTAATCAGCTAATAATTGCGAACAGAAATTTAAGTCTCAACAACTCGGATGATTTAGTTATCATTACCGATGCATTCGGAAATACTGTTGATTCTGTTCATTACGAAAATTCTTGGCATAATCAAAAAACAATTTCAACACGAAATAAAAGTTTGGAAAGAATCAATCCTTTCTTGGATGGAAACGATAACAACAATTGGTCAACATCGGTTGCAAGTGAGGGCGCAACTCCGGGTAAATCAAATTCAATTTTTATTGACAACAAATCATCTAATAAAACTATTTCCGTCACACCAAATCCATTTTCTCCCGACGGAGATGGATATGAAGATTTCGTAATTATAAATTACAATCTTCCGCGCGAGGTAACTTCAATTCAAATAAAAGTGTTTGATTCAAAAGGAAGAAAAGTCCGGACAATAAACGAAGACAATATTTGGGGAAGTCAAGGTTCAATTATATTTGATGGTTACAGTGATGACGGTCAACCGCTTAAAATAGGAATATATATTTTGTTTATCGAAGCTTTGAATAGTGCAAGCGGAACAACCGATACATTTAAAGAAGTTGTTGTTGTTGCAAGAGAATTATAA